The segment aagaagacaacgagaaatatttcaaaagacacaaagatttaatgtggttcggtcaatcaacaaaatacagagagaaacaacttcaaccaattcactcggaatacatgggaggtttacacaagtgataacgtatcgaACTTATGATCCATAAATTTtctccctaaccaaaactctcataGCTTTTAAATTGTGAATGTTGGTTAAGTTAGAAGGtacatgtctctatttatagagtcctaaaccttttcctattagaaaaaatattagttaattcaaaatattttcctaaaagtaaaatttatttatggtaagaaatttagggaaAATAAAATCCAACAGCAGTGTGACTGCAATGGTTTGAGTATGTGAATATCTATGTACAACGTTTGGGTCGACATGCCCATCGTCTTAAATGTGAAATTGAGCTGTTGAAGTTGCTTTAGACAAAAATGGCAATTGGGCTAATTTTAGAAATGGTGATCAGACATTGTACAAATCGACTAATTATTACGACATTCCAATCGACAAAGTTACCACACAGACGCACAATAATACAACCATGAGCTTTGAGAACATGAATAATCGCTAGgaaaaaacaaacaaagaaaCTACTGGCAGTTACTCTGTTTGTTTTCATTGATGGGATTCAAATTATCTAACCATAGttgaaaaataagatatatGATTTGAAATCTTGAAGCGGTTGtttcaaaatgaaaagaaagggCTTTAAAGAGGTATACGGATCCTCTTTAAAGccctttcttttcattttcaaacaacAACTTCAAGATTTCAAATCACATTATTTTGCCAAGTGAAACCCATTACTTTGTTTTTTCAATGAAGTAATGGATTTCATGAGGCAAATTTAGGATTTCGAGAATATGGTAATAActacttaaaaatatatatatacataaaatatctaGTTTTACAGAGAGACTATTGATTCAGGTGTTCATTTTTAAGCTATAAATTCACCCTGCTGCTGAATCGAGATATGAATAAAACTATGATCTTCACCTTTATTTGGACAAAAAAGATCAAACATTAACAAAACTCACATAACAATTTCTTTAATCCTCCTGGTAGTGTCAGCCATAGGCGGCCTCCTTTCCGGGTGCTGGGATGTACAAGAAATAGCAAGATGCAGCAATGAAACCATTTGCTCTTCATCACAATTCTGAAATCGAATCAACTCAGGATCAAACACTTGTGTTGTCCCCCTCTCTTGAACTATACATTTCACCCATTTAGGCAGGTCAATTCCCTCGTCGTTGATGACACTACTAGGATTTTTACCCGTTAAGAGTTCCAAGAGAACAGTGCCAAAGCTATAGACATCAGCTTTCTGAGAAACATTTCGAATATCTGTCACCTCAGGCGCATAATATCCAGACATTTTGGAGTTTGACGTTGAGGAAATCAACTGTGTTATGCCAAATTCAGATAGATATGCATCGTAGTAGTGTGTGAGGAGGATGTTAGATGACTTGATGTTGCCATGAGTGACTTTAGGGCCAAGTGAATGGAGATATTCGATACCATTGGCAACTCCTAATGCAATTCTGCTCCGTATCACCCATGTCAATGCTTCTTTTGAAACTCCTTCGCCTAACAAAATCGAATAGGTCAAAATTAAACtcatagtaatagtaattggtAAGAATACCAAATAACATTTAATAGAATGTAAGTTGATAGAAGACCTATTCAACTAATTAAAGAGGCTGTCCCTCTACACAGAAATGGTTCTAAAGTTCTTGTTGTATGTTCCTTTctctataatatatattacatgGGTCCTTCATTAGTTATGATGTGAACACGAGTTTAATTGGTACTAAGTATATCACACATGATCTTTAGTCGTAATAGCTTAATTGCCACTAAGTATACTTTTTAGAGGCAATTACCAATGACAATTACATTTTAACACTCTTTGTAAATGTGGCTTAGCCTATAGCAACAGTGGATTTGATGATAAGTAACTAATGTAAAAGAGAACTACCAAATGGTCTTCTTCCTTTCCCCTGTTTTCATACCATCTCTTCCACATAAATTCAGTTTTCATAGCTAAAGCTAAAAATCAATTAACTAGAAGATAAtttaagagaaaattgtatataatgacaaactaataaatcaaattaaatgttataaccacattttgatttaattgtgcctaGTAGCAAACTCTTTGTCAGTCccctctctccctcaaactctcgctcgctATTCTCCCTTTCTCGCTTCATCTCTCGCCCGCtccctctcacttttatacaaacacaaaatgtataaaatgtatttgtatttgtgtaAAACGAGaaacaattgtatatatacatatattttcgttcctcTCTCCCAAATCTCACTCGCTACTCTCTCAGATCtagctcgccaccctcgcctctgTCACTTATACAAACgtaaacgaaatgtataaattgtgtttctgtttgtatgaAGCAAGAGGAAatcatatatacacatgcaaatcatatattttcgtcctatacacttataattatacaatacaaatatttctctgtccaattttcttttttctttctctctttctcattttatacatacgcaaattatacaattgatttgtatacaactgctttcttttgtacgTGTACAACGAATCATACAATTagtttcttttgtatatatgtaatgaattatatatatttatatttgttgtggagcgcaattatgcaaactttactataacatacaaatataaattttgtatttgctatatgtgaaatttGCTCATAATTTAATCTTAtctaagaattttaattaacttgatGGACTCCCCAACCAAAACCAGAGAAAACAAACTAATTAGAACTATCATAAAGAAGTAAGTagcaaatattattattaaaagagaaaagacatacagACACCATCAAAGTTGTTCcgtatttgcataaagacatcttaacttttaaagtgtcctattaccccacaaaactaattaatttctttgtaaatgagccattttgacccattttctcGTCTATGTAGTGGCGCGTGTTGCTCAACTCCCTATGATCTAATtcgacccgacccgaccctaTTCTTTAAAGAGAAATCATCTTctctatttcttttcttctctgtttgGCTTGCACCTTCAAGAAATTTTCGTTAATTTTTCTTCattcgaatttttttttattcagctATGGAGTTAGATgacaacaaaattttgaatgtgGGATTGCTATTAGTTGCAACCCTTTTGGTAGCAAAATTCAGACCTAAATAACTCACACATTTATGCTAACTCAGAACAAAACCTATGCGTAACACTTTTTTGCACATTGCAAGAAAAATTAATGCAGATCCAATTGACAACAGTTCCTCCATTAACCATTTTCTTGTTCATCATGTTCCATTGGCCAACTTGTGGCAGACAATCTTTTTCTCAGCCATTATGGCCAGCTCTGATGCTTAGACAGGAGCATCCATAGCTTGGAAGTGTTCACTTTGAATTTATTGAACAAGAAAATCACATTCTTCATTGATCCAGAAGTTCCTCGCCTATAGTGGTGTCTTATTTTCTTAGAGAAGATGATGAAGTGGTCAAACAAAGAGTATCAACGTTGATTTTGCTATGGAAAAAactatgaaattgaaaaattaggGCTAACAATGATTATTTTGGGTTTAAATTTGGGGAAGATGacataaattgataaaataattaataataaagaaaaataatgacacaTGGCACCTTTAAACTGGTCCATGGCagtaaaaataatgcatgacgcGCCTCATGTGCGTGGTAACAACTTAGACTAGGAAATGGGTCAAAATGGTCCATTTACGAAGAAATTAAATAGTCCTGTGGGGTGataggacactttaaaagttaaggtgttttaatgcaaatacaGAATAACTTTAATGgtgtctttatgtcttttctcttattaaaacaacaataaggcaaagtttattataaaataataagatactTACCATGCAAAACAGCATACAAGCTTGTAGGCATAGAATCATAAACCACAAGCTTTTCCTCTCTTCCATAATAATATGCTCTAAGAGGCACCAAATTCCCATGACCAATTCCTCCGGATACCTCCATTTTCGCCCTAAATTCCTCCTCTGATACACAAACATTTCTCAACCTCTtcacaacaacttcaacatcaCTATCCAAATATGCTTTATAAGTAGTTCCAGTTAAACCTTTCCCCAACACCTCCGCGGACGCCATCAATAAATCCTCCAAACCAAAAACCTCAAAACTTTCCCCAAAATATACCATACCTTTTGTACTATCATCACAAACTCGAACTTTCTTATCCGAAAAAACATCTTCGATATCATGATTTTCTGTCGCTATTGAATCATGAGGACTCGAAACTACTTGATTCGGTGTAGGAGACACGTTCACTTGACGGAAACTTTTTTTGCTCCGATAAAATGATCTCACTAACATAAACAAAACTAATAGTAGTATGCAGAATCCGATAATCGAGCCAATTACTATTCCAGCTATTGCTCCACTTGAAAGTTTATCTGATTGATTGGTGATGTTATTGTTTTCAGGACAAGGACTAAGAGAGCCACAGAGTGAATTTCCGAGAAATGAAGAAGCTGAGAATTGATTTAAACTCGAAGGGATTGAACCGGTTAATCTATTGAAAGACACATTGAATTCATTGAGCTGTGAGAGGTTTTTCAAATCAGGAAGTGAGCCAGAGAAGTTGTTATTCTCCAAATACAGAGTTCTCATCCTAGTCAGATTGTTAAACGCGTCTGATATCTCACCGGAGAATCTGTTCCCTGAAAGACTCACGCGTATGAGATTGTTCAGATTGAAAAAAGTAGTTGGAATTGAACCAGAGAAGTTGTTGTTTTCCAAATTAAGTATGCGTAGCTCGGTGCATGAACCTATGTCAGGAGGAAGAAGACCGGATAAAGAGTTACTCCGAAGGCTGAGACTACGGAGTTCAGTTAAGTTTCCGATGGAATTTAAGGGCATCTCACCGGATAGACCATATCCGGGGAGACGGAGTTCAATAACACGGTTGATTGTAGTATCACATGTGACACCTTCCCATGAGCATGGGATTGAATTGGTTGTGTTCCACCTAAGAGTGCGGCCTCTGAAGGCCGCACTCAGGTGGAGTAGACCGGCTCTATCCGCGTTAAGGTCCGAAAAGATGCCGGAAATTAGAAGAGAAAGGAAAaggaatgaaataaaatgactagaatacattttttttgtgtgtggtttGGTAGTGTGGATGTGTTGCTAagtctaatattatttttttgttgtgtgGATTAATAACAGAAATTCATCAATAGGAAAATGACCATTGATTATTTAAGTCAATGGCGTCTACTTTATGAAGTCGTCAGTTTGGACTTGTTCAAGCTTTGTGGGATTACAAGGAATTTTCATTTTTGGGTgttatttattagtatttcaaaaagtattttagGTGTTAAATGGCAAAGTCATGGTATAAAAAGTTGATGTCAACTTGGAGTTCGAAAACTTAGGTAtgagtttgaattttaaattggtTTTCGAgaagttgaaagaaaatttaCTATGAAAATTACGGATTCGGCTCCTCTCCATTTTCCTTTCCTTCATTTTTTCCAAGTTCTTGCTTCAATGTGAGACACATGACATAGGTAAAAACTAATGGTTAAgatttaattgaataaaaataagattttaattataatttagataattaatatttcataaaaaataataataccacaatcataaaaatatattatattgtcataaatatattattaaaagaaatctTTTTCTTACTACTATTATCCTCTGTTTTGtccataaatatattataaaattatttctctttttctaattttttttttccgtgcgagtatattattataaataatattgtagCCTGTCGATAAGTCATATTTGGTGGAGATATTCCCAAAATAGTTTGAAGATTACTGAAAGCTGGTGAACAAGTAGAGAGAATTAAATTGAAGTATTCAGTTAAGGAATTCAATGATTTACAACACATTTTGATTCTATAATTATATTTGAGAGATCCTAAATGAGGCTTGTTGTGTTTGGTGTATATAGATAAACTAGTGAGTTGTGTTTCTATTGAACTACACATGCCAGAGCTTTTGCATtgctaataatattaatattggtCCAGTTTAAAAGTTTTTTAGTTAGTTACAAGTTGTTTAGTGGAGTCATATTAGTCCTCTATAATATTAGAACCTACTTcagtaatataaaatttatttgatctTAAATATGCTACGTGGAAATTAGAGacgttaaaaaagaaaagaaacattcTAGACTGAAAAAGtaggacaaacaaattgaatgaGATTACATCCCAACATCGATACGGATTTTTCCAATATAAATGACATTAAATTaggaataattttatttttttagagtcGTCATTTTAAAATTGAGTCCAAGAGGAAATGATTCTTATTTTGATTTGTGAACCAGAAATTCGAATAAGGAATTTTGTTAAACGAAGAAAAGATATTACGCATCCCTCGAG is part of the Solanum lycopersicum chromosome 1, SLM_r2.1 genome and harbors:
- the LOC100316872 gene encoding atypical receptor-like kinase 1 precursor, whose amino-acid sequence is MYSSHFISFLFLSLLISGIFSDLNADRAGLLHLSAAFRGRTLRWNTTNSIPCSWEGVTCDTTINRVIELRLPGYGLSGEMPLNSIGNLTELRSLSLRSNSLSGLLPPDIGSCTELRILNLENNNFSGSIPTTFFNLNNLIRVSLSGNRFSGEISDAFNNLTRMRTLYLENNNFSGSLPDLKNLSQLNEFNVSFNRLTGSIPSSLNQFSASSFLGNSLCGSLSPCPENNNITNQSDKLSSGAIAGIVIGSIIGFCILLLVLFMLVRSFYRSKKSFRQVNVSPTPNQVVSSPHDSIATENHDIEDVFSDKKVRVCDDSTKGMVYFGESFEVFGLEDLLMASAEVLGKGLTGTTYKAYLDSDVEVVVKRLRNVCVSEEEFRAKMEVSGGIGHGNLVPLRAYYYGREEKLVVYDSMPTSLYAVLHGEGVSKEALTWVIRSRIALGVANGIEYLHSLGPKVTHGNIKSSNILLTHYYDAYLSEFGITQLISSTSNSKMSGYYAPEVTDIRNVSQKADVYSFGTVLLELLTGKNPSSVINDEGIDLPKWVKCIVQERGTTQVFDPELIRFQNCDEEQMVSLLHLAISCTSQHPERRPPMADTTRRIKEIVM